TGGCGGTGGTGATGTGTTGATGGCTGCGGAGACTGGTAGCGGTAAAACGGGAGCGTTTTGTTTACCGGTTATTCAAATAGTGTGGGAAACACTCAAACAATCTGGTAAACACCGGGATAGTTTACCGGGGAAGGTGTCTGGTGTCACAGAACCCTGGGCCATGAGTGTGTGGGATCGTTCGTCTGCTGTGGCCGTGACGCCAGACGGCAACAAATGTCAATCAAGAGAGCAAAAGGATTGGCACGGTTGTAGAGCTACCAAAGGCGTTAAAAATTcgggaaaatattatttcgaaaCAACTGTCACCGATGAAGGTCTGTGTCGAGTCGGCTGGTCTACGCCGGGAGCCGTGTTAGATTTGGGTACAGATAAATTTGGTTTTGGATTTGGTGGAACTGGcaaaaagtcaaataacaaaCAGTTTGATTCTTACGGACAGAGTTTTGGTTTACAAGATACGATCGGCTGTTGGTTGGATCTAGACAATTGGACTATTGGATTCAGTAAAAACGGTACATATCTTGGTGATGCATTTAAAATACctgcaaatttaaaaacatctgCATTTTATCCAGCTGTTGTTTTAAAAAACGCTGAAATAGCATTTAATTTTGGTGAATCatcatttaaatatgatattccCAAAGACTTCTCTGCTGTAAGTAAAGCACCCAGCAAATGCATTGAATTATCTCAGTGTAATGCTCCAAAAATagattcaaatacaaaaaagcCAAGTAACGCACCAtatgcaataattattgaacCTTCTAGAGAATTGGCTGAACaaacttttaatcaaattaaaaagtttaaaaaataccttGAAGAACCACAAGTTAAAGATCTTCTAGTAGTTGGTGGTTTTAGTATTAAAGATCAAATTGCTGCCTTATCATCTGgtgttgatattattgttgctACACCGGGCCGCTTGGAAGATCTTATATCCGGTGGCCATTTATCTTTATCTCAGTGTAGATTTTATATACTGGACGAAGCCGATGGATTATTAAAACAACGCTATACAAAGCTTATAGACAATCTTCATGAGAAGATGCCAAAAGTTTCAAATGATGGTAAGAGACTTCAAATGATTGTTTGCTCAGCTACACTTCACgattttgaagtaaaaaaattgGCGTCGCGTCTCATGCACTTTCCAACTTGGGTAGATCTTAAAGGTGAAGACGCTGTTCCTGAGACTGTACACCATGTCGTGGTTAATGTTGATTCCCAAAAGGATTCATCATGGACTTCATTGAAAAATCATATTCCAACTGATGGTGTACATGATAGAGATAATGTAAGAGCACTAAATACATCTGAAGCTTTATCTCATGGAGTCAAGCTTTTAAAGGGTGAATACTGTGTCAAAGCTATAAACAAACACAAAATGGACAAAGCTCTCATATTTTGCCGCACTAAACTTGACTGtgataa
The Metopolophium dirhodum isolate CAU chromosome 7, ASM1992520v1, whole genome shotgun sequence DNA segment above includes these coding regions:
- the LOC132948184 gene encoding ATP-dependent RNA helicase Ddx1 gives rise to the protein MAAAFEEMGVLPEIGKAIEEMDWLLPTDVQAEAIPLILGGGDVLMAAETGSGKTGAFCLPVIQIVWETLKQSGKHRDSLPGKVSGVTEPWAMSVWDRSSAVAVTPDGNKCQSREQKDWHGCRATKGVKNSGKYYFETTVTDEGLCRVGWSTPGAVLDLGTDKFGFGFGGTGKKSNNKQFDSYGQSFGLQDTIGCWLDLDNWTIGFSKNGTYLGDAFKIPANLKTSAFYPAVVLKNAEIAFNFGESSFKYDIPKDFSAVSKAPSKCIELSQCNAPKIDSNTKKPSNAPYAIIIEPSRELAEQTFNQIKKFKKYLEEPQVKDLLVVGGFSIKDQIAALSSGVDIIVATPGRLEDLISGGHLSLSQCRFYILDEADGLLKQRYTKLIDNLHEKMPKVSNDGKRLQMIVCSATLHDFEVKKLASRLMHFPTWVDLKGEDAVPETVHHVVVNVDSQKDSSWTSLKNHIPTDGVHDRDNVRALNTSEALSHGVKLLKGEYCVKAINKHKMDKALIFCRTKLDCDNLEKYFKQLGSFYTCCTLHGSRNVNDRRMNLEKFKNGEIKFLICTDVAARGIDVNGLPFMINMTLPDDKTNYVHRIGRVGRAERMGLAVSFVSTIPEKVWYHGEWCPSRGQRCSNTNLTTSKGCCIWYNEPQYLAEIEDHLNITIPQVDSKLDIPMNEFDGKVMYGQKKTNKGPTYKNHYDQLLSTINELTQLETKAQYLYLHMLNN